TAAAGCAACAGCAAAAGAAGCATTTATAGCATTATGTAATCCATTTAAAGGAACAAAATATTCTTTGCCATTTAATTGAAATTTTATTCCTTCATAAAGTTCTTTTTCATTTGATATTAAATAGTTGTTTTTTTCGTCAAAACCTACTTTTAATGTGTCTAATCTTCTTAAATATGGATCATCTCCATATACTAAAACATCATCTTTATCAATATAATTTAAAACTTCTGTTTTTGCTATAAATACATTGTCTCTATTTTTTAGATATTCTAAATGTGAATCTCCTATGTTAGTTATGATTGCATAATTTGGTTGAGATATTTTAGATAGCAAATCTATTTCTCCTAAATTACTCATACCCATTTCTAAAATTCCTATTTCATCATCATCCTCTAACTGTAATATTGTAAAAGGAAGACCTATTTGATTATTATAATTTCCAATAGTTTTTTTACATTTATATTTTTTAGATAAAACTCCATATACTAAATCTTTTGTGGTAGTTTTTCCTTCACTTCCAGTTATTGAAATTATTTTTAAATTAAGTTCTTTTCTATAACTTTGAGCTATTTCTTGTAAAAAAATTATACTATTTGGGACTTTTATTACTCTCATATCATCATTTGATTCTCTATCAGAAATAACTATTTCTGCACCTTTTTCCAAAGCTTGATTTATATAATTATTTCCATTATTTATTGCAATAAATAGTGAACCTTTTTCTACCTTATTACTATCCATTTGAACATTTTTTATGAATACATTTTCAGGTAACTTTATATTTAGTTTTTGAAAATACTCTATTAAAACTTTAGTAAATGTCTTCAATTTTTTATCCCCTTTTTCTGTATTAGCTCTATATTTTACCATTTTTTTAGTATTCTTTTCAATTTTTTTTTAACTAATTCCTAAAACTTTTAGACCTTTATGTATACATTCTATCTCAATTGGTAATTTTGGTCCTGTTTCACCATCAATATCTGTTTCATAATTTTTAACTCCAACAATCTTCATAAATTTAGTTTTAAAATATTTTACTGAATGAATATTCTTTTCTAAATGTGTTTTTGTTGCTAATGCTGCACTAATTTCGGGAACATCAACCATAAAATCTGGCTTTAAAAGTAACACATCAAAATAACCATCATCTAATTTTGCATTATAAGCTAGTTCAAAATTTCCTGCACTTTTTCCATTGAAGATAAGTAAAGAAACTACATCAGTTACAACACTGTACTCTTCACTTTCTAACATTATCTTCATTTTTTTTATTTTAGTCATTTCTTTTATTCCATTTAAAATATAGGCTAATTTCCCCATAGTTTTTATCATTGTTCTATCTGTTGTTTGTGAAATAGTAGAAAACACTCCTAAACTAGCAATATTTATAAAATATTGGTTATTAATCCTTCCTAAATCAAT
Above is a window of Candidatus Cetobacterium colombiensis DNA encoding:
- a CDS encoding UDP-N-acetylmuramoyl-tripeptide--D-alanyl-D-alanine ligase, yielding MVKYRANTEKGDKKLKTFTKVLIEYFQKLNIKLPENVFIKNVQMDSNKVEKGSLFIAINNGNNYINQALEKGAEIVISDRESNDDMRVIKVPNSIIFLQEIAQSYRKELNLKIISITGSEGKTTTKDLVYGVLSKKYKCKKTIGNYNNQIGLPFTILQLEDDDEIGILEMGMSNLGEIDLLSKISQPNYAIITNIGDSHLEYLKNRDNVFIAKTEVLNYIDKDDVLVYGDDPYLRRLDTLKVGFDEKNNYLISNEKELYEGIKFQLNGKEYFVPLNGLHNAINASFAVALGMILKMSYFEIKEALKDVKITSMRFEKIEKDGILYINDAYNASPVSMEMALKAFSSLPLTKKKVVVLADALELGDREIEYHKNILMESLKYDFYKIFVYGERMKRSLEILNDSRIIYCAEKNLIKAELKEMKDIAVLLKGSRGMKLEEIIM
- a CDS encoding YegS/Rv2252/BmrU family lipid kinase, which produces MKKQNKVKLIYNPVSGGGKILKELDKIFEIYQEHDYIVDIFRVSKTCNKEEILKNIDEYNHFLISGGDGTINSFVNILKKNNVDIPIAILPTGTANDFANVIGMPKNIEKACKKILTTEVKEIDLGRINNQYFINIASLGVFSTISQTTDRTMIKTMGKLAYILNGIKEMTKIKKMKIMLESEEYSVVTDVVSLLIFNGKSAGNFELAYNAKLDDGYFDVLLLKPDFMVDVPEISAALATKTHLEKNIHSVKYFKTKFMKIVGVKNYETDIDGETGPKLPIEIECIHKGLKVLGIS